The sequence AGCTGTGGTAGTTAACCCGACTCTGAAAGTCCCTGGTTTAACTGTAGAACAGTTGCGGCAGATTTATTTAGGGCAAATTACTAACTGGCGTCAAGTAGGAGGAGAGGACTTGGCTATTGTTCCATTCTCTCAGCAACAAGAGGATGCAGATGCAGTTTTGTTTTCTGATCAGCAAGCTTTGGCTCAACCTACTTTAGGTGCGAGTGTGCAGTACGTGTATTCTACCACAGAGGCACTGCGCCGTGTACACCAAACTCCAGGTGGTGTGTATTATGCTTCAGCGCGGGGAATTGTGCATCAATGTCTGGTTAAGTCTATACCTTTGGGTTTGACTTCTGAGCAGCTAGTTTCTCCTTACCGTGAACCCGCTGTACAGCCAAACCAGTGTCCGCAAAAGCGGAATCAACTGAATACGGAAGCTATTAAAAATGGTAGTTATCCGATGACGACTCAGTTGTTTGTGATTATTAAACAAAATCAGGGTCGGGAACAGCAAGCAGGTGAGGCTTATACTAGGCTTTTGCAGACTGAACAGGGACAAAAAGCGATTGAGCAAGCAGGTTTTGTCCCCGAAAAAAGTCGGGAGTCAGTAGCGAGTAGTGGAAGTTAGATAATTCGTAATTAATTTTTGGGAGTTCTGCTGAAAATAGATATAAATTGATGTGGCAGTTAGATATCTTAAACTTTGGACTCCACTGCTGATTGTGACGCTGTTAATGATTGAGGAAAACTCCAATCGGGACGCAGGTTGGCTGCGTGGCGCAAATAAATGTGATGGATGGGGGCGGAGATTGGCACCTTAGCGTGGATTAAAAACCGGATGCAGCGCTGTAAACTACCTTCAACATGCATTTGTTGCACGTCTAGCATAGCTATGTTATCCCAACCAGGACGCGGCCTGGCGATCGCAGCTGGAAAAATCATGTCCAAATCCCGTGTCACAGAGAAAGTAACACTGATGATATCTTGTGGTTCGAGTTGATTTCGTCTTTCGAGTTCATCTAGCAATTCGGTAACTGCACCTCGGATTGCTTCTATTGTATTTTCAGAAACGGTTGTTGCTCCACGAATAGCCCTCATTTGCCACTCCACGCCCAAATCCTCCTTAATTTGTTAGTTGTCGGTTGTGATTAGTCATTAGTCGTTAGTCGTTAGTCATTGCTTTTAACATGACTAACGACAAACAACAAAGGATGCGTCAAAATTTATGGTCGATATAGCCACAGAGGTAAACCACTGGTGGAAATTTCAAATTCCCACCAATCGATACCAGCCCCAATTCCTGAAGTTAGTTGACGACTCCCTGGTAAAAACCTGCTTAATAAAGGTTTCCGTTCTTCTAGGGTGTAGCATGGGGTCTTCTCAGGATCAAGACCGACCAGTTCTGCTGTCCAGCGCCGGGCGTCTTCTTCAGTTCCCAAGCGGTCTACAACTCCTAACTCTAAAGCTTGTTGTCCGGTAAAGATCCGGCCGTCAGCAAAACTTTTCACAGTTTCTACGCCCAGAGAACGCGCATCGGCTACTGTTTGCACAAACTGCTGATAACTGGTGTCAATCAATTCTTGGAGAATGTTTTGTTCAGGTGCTGTTAGTTCGCGGTCAAAAGCCAAGATATCTTTGTAAGGGCCTGACTTGATGACTTTGAAAGAAACACCGATTTTCTCTAGTAATCTTTCCAAGTTATTTCCGCGTAAAATCACACCAATGCTGCCCGTAATTGTACCTGGGTTAGCCATGATATATTCGGCTCCCATGCCAATGTAGACACCTCCAGATGCAGAAATGTTACCAAAGCTCGCCACAATTTTAGTTTTGTTGCGTAAATGCTTGAGGGCGCTGTAAATTTCTTGAGAATCTCCCACCGTGCCGCCGGGGCTGTCGATGCGTAACAATAAGGCAGGAAATTTTTTTTCTTCTACTGTCTTTAGTGCTTCTAACACACGTTTGCGAGTAGCACTAGCAATCGCACCTGTAATTTCAATCCGGGCAATTTGTTTAGAAAACTTGGGTTTAAAAGGCCAAACCATAAGCAGTCAAAAAACCTCGCAATATACTCAATATTAAGACGCCCGGTGGTCAGACGGACTGCTTTGCTCTGCTCAAAAAAATGATCAGGCATTGTACTACTAAAAATTTTAATGAAAATTTTAGATTTTGCGTGGTTTTTTGTTTGCTATGCTCTCATTGTGTAGGTAAAAATTTAGTATAAAAACTCAAAAACATAGCAAGTTAATGAATTACAGCTCAATTTTACCAATCAATATCGGGGTTGGTTCTTTGAGATATTATTTTTAGATGATTTTTAGTTATCCCATTAAAATGCAGAGATTCAATCTTGGCTAACTAGGAATCAATTCGTAATATTTGACATCTATAATAGGCGTAACTATCAAACAGTGCCCCCACAAAACTGCAAGTCAAGCTGATCACAAAAATGCCGCGCAGGGGAGCACCGCTGCCAAAAGTAGCTAGAAAATGCATAATTTGAGTAGACATCGCTTCAGTTATCCCCTGTAACCCCGGAAGATTGCCGAGCAGGGACAACACCAGCAAAAAACCGCCGACCAAAAGCAGAGGCGCAGCAAAACTGAAAATCACAGTGAGCAGCAGAGAACGGAGAAAGTTGGTAAAAAGGGCCATTTAACGCAAGCTCCGTGAATAAACAAGACAATAGCTGGAGTGCAGCATGTCAATTTCTACAATACGTGCGATCGCTCCAGCATGGTCAAGATGTCAAAAATCTTAAGTTTTCATTAAAGAAATCGTTACTAAATATATTAAATGCAACGAGACACCAACTCGAACAAAATCCCCGTAACCCTTACCACATCAGCCTTCAATCCAGAATCTACCTTTTAACGCCGCTAAAACCCACTCGGAAAATCTGAGAACAGCTTTAAACTAAGTTCATGAACGGGCGTAAAGCATGGGGCATGGGAGAGAAATAACTCTAGACCATAGACCCTTGACTCTTAACCCATAACTTTCGCTATTCTTAAGGCAGTTACCGAGTTAACTGCAAAACATTGAGCGAGACTACAACCCAATCTAGTTTAGGAGCATGGAGTCAGCGGTTGCTGGCAGCAATATTTTTGGGTGGACAAGTACTAGTTCACCTACTCCAGGGAAAAATCCATTGGCGCAACACCAAAGAACAAATGGCCGCAGTTGGGCCAGATTCCCTGTTTATTGCCTTATTAACGGCTGTTTTTGTCGGTGCGGTATTTACCATTCAAGTAGCGCGGGAATTTTTGAATTTTGGCGCGGGAAATATCGTTGGTGGAGTACTAGCAGTAGCGTTGACCAGGGAACTCACACCAGTGCTGACAGCAGTCATCTTAGCGGGGCGAGTCGGTTCCGCCTTCGCCGCTGAAATTGGCACCATGCGCGTTACTGAACAAATTGATGCCATGTTAATGTTAAAAACCGATCCTATTGACTATTTAGTTATCCCTCGTGTCTTGGCTTGCTGCATTATGTTGCCAATTTTAACCCTCTTATCTTTGGTGACAGGAATGTTAGGGGGTTTAATCATAGCCACTAATTTATACAACCTCGCCGACACTACATTTCTTGACTCAGCCCGTAACTTTTTAGGCATTTGGGATATTTGCAGCGCCATGGTCAAAGCTTTTTGCTTTGGACTCCTCACCGCCGTCATCGGTTGCAGTTGGGGGTTAACCACCACAGGCGGTGCTAAGGGAGTGGGACAATCTACCACAGATGCTGTTGTTACAGCCCTACTCATTATCTTTATTAGTAATTTCTTTCTATCTTGGTTAATGTTTCAGGGTGCTGGTAGCGCCCTATTACAAGGAATATAAAGCATTGGCGAGATGGGGAGAGCAGCAAGAAATCACAAATAATAAATGACAACACCCGCCAAATCCTAAAATTAAGAAAGATATCTACAAAACAGGATTGAAGACTGTGACCAGTTCCTTTGCACCCAATTCCACCTCAACTGTGGAACTCAAACCTAGTTACAATATCCCTGTAGTGTTGGTAATAGCCTCTATTCCCCTACTGATAGTCCAACCTCTGCTAGCAGGCGTGTTCGGATTGCTGGGCTTGTTTCTCATGTTGCAAACTGTAACAATACGGCTGCAATTTACCGCTACCGACTTAGACCTTTACAGAGGTGAAAAGTTGATTAGGCGCTTTCCTTATCAAGAATGGCAAGACTGGCGCATTTTCTGGAATGGAATTCCCATTCTGTTTTATTTTAAAGAAGTCAAAAGTATTCACTTTTTGCCAATTTTATTTGACGCCAACACCTTGAGAACTTGTTTAGAACAGCGCTGTCCACGTACTTAGTGTTTGCTTGTGAGTAATGAAAAATTATTACTGAGTACGAAGTCATCAGCACTAGGAGGACAAGTCGATTGTATATTTCTGAAAGCTATTTATTCGCGTCATAGGAATTATCTTATTGTTTATGAATCCCGAGGAATCTCAAACCCCAGAGCAAATAGATGAGTGGTTGGAGCAAACACAACAACAAAACCCGAAAGTTGAGCAACCAGAAAACTCATCAAACACACCACAAGATGAACCCATTTCCCCAGTCGAACCAATAATAGAACCGACAACTGAACTGCTGACGCAGTTGGAATCAGAAGCTGTAGCCTTGGAAGCAGAAATAGAATTAGAGGAAAATACATTAGATACACAAACAGAAAAACAAGTCGCCCAGTTAGAAGATATCAAAGCAGCCCTCAAACAAGAAATCGCTGATTTGCAAACAACCTACAAAAATCTGCAAGCGCAATTGGGCGAAACTCAAGTTTCACTGGGACGACTTGTACAAGAGTCATTATCACAGTTAGAGCAACGCAAACAAGCGCTGCAAATTTCCGTTGAGCAGTTAGAACGCCGTCAAGAGCGCATCCGCAATGAAATGCGGACTACTTTTGCAGGAACATCTCAGGATTTGGCGATTCGGGTGCAAGGTTTTAAAGACTATCTCACGGGTAGTTTACAAGATTTGGCAGCGGCTGCGGAACAGTTGCAATTAGCACCAGCCGTCAAAGAAAGGGAAAAACCAGCTCCAAAAGAAGTTAAGTCAGCGGAACCCCAGACAGGAACACCGCAATTTGCACCCCAGCAGTTTCAAGACACTACCAAACAAATTCGCCGCATCATTGACCAATATCGCAGCCAACCAGATTATTATGGCCCTGCTTGGCAATTGCGCCGCACCTTTGAACCAGTCCATGCAGAACGGGTATCTAATTGGTTTTTTAGTCAAGGGGGGCGAGGCGCTTTGCGGACAATGGGTAGCCGCTTGCAGAATGTGTTGATTGCTTCGGCGACGATTTCGATTCTACATAAATTGTATGGCGATCGCCTGCGTACACTGGTTTTAGCTAATACACCGGAACGTCTAGGTGAATGGCGGCGCGGCTTACAAGATTGTTTAGGCATCGGTCGCCCAGATTTTGGCCCTGATAGAGGTGTGGTATTATTTGAAGCTTCAGAAGCTTTAGCCCAAAAAGCAGAC is a genomic window of Fortiea contorta PCC 7126 containing:
- a CDS encoding PstS family phosphate ABC transporter substrate-binding protein, producing MTNDSKNSVSLSQDAVQMIRGLVIGELITVAIIGGLWLWLRPRLQVGNDAPSASNQGAGKTSVVADSNFQTVTDVPIGTFNYGGSTAWAPIRQFVDSQIQVMRPELQLRYVNPTQGSPGSGSGIRMLLDGKLDFTVSSRPLTNAELDLAHRRGFALKQYQVGIDGVAVVVNPTLKVPGLTVEQLRQIYLGQITNWRQVGGEDLAIVPFSQQQEDADAVLFSDQQALAQPTLGASVQYVYSTTEALRRVHQTPGGVYYASARGIVHQCLVKSIPLGLTSEQLVSPYREPAVQPNQCPQKRNQLNTEAIKNGSYPMTTQLFVIIKQNQGREQQAGEAYTRLLQTEQGQKAIEQAGFVPEKSRESVASSGS
- the aroH gene encoding chorismate mutase, which produces MRAIRGATTVSENTIEAIRGAVTELLDELERRNQLEPQDIISVTFSVTRDLDMIFPAAIARPRPGWDNIAMLDVQQMHVEGSLQRCIRFLIHAKVPISAPIHHIYLRHAANLRPDWSFPQSLTASQSAVESKV
- the sppA gene encoding signal peptide peptidase SppA yields the protein MVWPFKPKFSKQIARIEITGAIASATRKRVLEALKTVEEKKFPALLLRIDSPGGTVGDSQEIYSALKHLRNKTKIVASFGNISASGGVYIGMGAEYIMANPGTITGSIGVILRGNNLERLLEKIGVSFKVIKSGPYKDILAFDRELTAPEQNILQELIDTSYQQFVQTVADARSLGVETVKSFADGRIFTGQQALELGVVDRLGTEEDARRWTAELVGLDPEKTPCYTLEERKPLLSRFLPGSRQLTSGIGAGIDWWEFEISTSGLPLWLYRP
- a CDS encoding MlaE family lipid ABC transporter permease subunit, producing the protein MSETTTQSSLGAWSQRLLAAIFLGGQVLVHLLQGKIHWRNTKEQMAAVGPDSLFIALLTAVFVGAVFTIQVAREFLNFGAGNIVGGVLAVALTRELTPVLTAVILAGRVGSAFAAEIGTMRVTEQIDAMLMLKTDPIDYLVIPRVLACCIMLPILTLLSLVTGMLGGLIIATNLYNLADTTFLDSARNFLGIWDICSAMVKAFCFGLLTAVIGCSWGLTTTGGAKGVGQSTTDAVVTALLIIFISNFFLSWLMFQGAGSALLQGI
- a CDS encoding DUF3119 family protein, yielding MTSSFAPNSTSTVELKPSYNIPVVLVIASIPLLIVQPLLAGVFGLLGLFLMLQTVTIRLQFTATDLDLYRGEKLIRRFPYQEWQDWRIFWNGIPILFYFKEVKSIHFLPILFDANTLRTCLEQRCPRT
- a CDS encoding DUF3086 domain-containing protein; the protein is MNPEESQTPEQIDEWLEQTQQQNPKVEQPENSSNTPQDEPISPVEPIIEPTTELLTQLESEAVALEAEIELEENTLDTQTEKQVAQLEDIKAALKQEIADLQTTYKNLQAQLGETQVSLGRLVQESLSQLEQRKQALQISVEQLERRQERIRNEMRTTFAGTSQDLAIRVQGFKDYLTGSLQDLAAAAEQLQLAPAVKEREKPAPKEVKSAEPQTGTPQFAPQQFQDTTKQIRRIIDQYRSQPDYYGPAWQLRRTFEPVHAERVSNWFFSQGGRGALRTMGSRLQNVLIASATISILHKLYGDRLRTLVLANTPERLGEWRRGLQDCLGIGRPDFGPDRGVVLFEASEALAQKADRLEKANQLPLIIIDDSEEQISLSLLQFPLWLAFAPDPKTIRNYDDDY